In Dysgonomonadaceae bacterium zrk40, one genomic interval encodes:
- the rsxA gene encoding electron transport complex subunit RsxA, translating to MEYIGIIIVAIFVNNIVYSQFLGICPFLGVSKKVDTAIGMSAAVTFVLTIATLVTFLLYKGVLEAFNLQYLQTITYILVIAALVQMVEIILKKISPSLYQALGVFLPLITTNCAILGVALLVIQKDFNLLESVVYAIATSIGFGLALIIFSGVREQLSLTRVPKAMEGMPIALITAGIIAMAFMGFSGIDQVFK from the coding sequence ATGGAATATATTGGAATCATCATCGTTGCCATCTTTGTAAACAACATCGTTTACTCACAGTTCCTCGGCATCTGTCCCTTCCTGGGTGTCTCCAAGAAGGTAGACACTGCCATTGGCATGAGTGCAGCGGTTACCTTCGTGCTCACCATTGCCACGCTGGTCACCTTCCTCCTTTACAAGGGTGTACTGGAAGCATTTAACCTGCAGTACCTACAGACCATCACCTATATCCTGGTGATCGCCGCCCTGGTACAGATGGTGGAGATCATCCTGAAAAAGATCTCACCCTCACTCTACCAGGCACTGGGGGTCTTCCTCCCACTGATTACCACCAACTGCGCCATTCTGGGTGTGGCCCTGTTGGTGATCCAGAAAGATTTCAACCTGCTGGAGTCGGTGGTCTATGCCATTGCCACCTCCATCGGCTTCGGGCTGGCGCTGATCATCTTCTCCGGTGTACGGGAACAGCTATCCCTGACACGGGTACCCAAGGCGATGGAGGGAATGCCCATTGCACTCATCACTGCGGGCATCATCGCCATGGCATTCATGGGCTTCTCAGGCATCGACCAGGTTTTTAAGTAA
- a CDS encoding electron transport complex subunit E, giving the protein MNKKVKILLNGIIKENPIFVLLLGMCPTLATTSSAINGMSMGLATMFVLISSNAVISLLKNVIPDMVRIPAFIVVIATFVTIIEMMMNAYVPALAESLGIFIPLIVVNCIVLGRAESFASKNGVVSSIFDGVGIGLGFTLALTLLGASRELLGTGKIFSQTIYPEQYGSLLFVLAPGAFIVLGFLIAIFNKLQHKKA; this is encoded by the coding sequence ATGAATAAAAAAGTAAAGATACTGCTTAACGGCATCATCAAGGAGAACCCCATCTTCGTATTGCTACTGGGGATGTGTCCCACGCTGGCTACCACCAGCTCAGCCATCAACGGGATGAGCATGGGCCTGGCCACCATGTTCGTGCTGATCAGCTCCAACGCAGTAATCTCGCTGTTGAAGAACGTGATCCCCGACATGGTGCGCATCCCCGCATTTATCGTGGTGATCGCCACCTTCGTGACCATCATCGAGATGATGATGAATGCCTACGTGCCGGCGCTGGCCGAGAGCCTGGGCATCTTCATCCCGCTGATCGTGGTCAACTGCATCGTGCTGGGCCGTGCAGAGTCGTTCGCCTCCAAGAACGGCGTAGTCTCCTCCATCTTCGATGGCGTGGGCATCGGTCTGGGCTTTACCCTGGCGCTTACGCTGCTGGGTGCTTCGCGTGAGTTGCTGGGTACCGGTAAGATCTTCTCACAGACGATCTACCCTGAGCAGTACGGATCATTGCTCTTTGTACTGGCACCGGGTGCCTTCATCGTACTGGGCTTCCTGATAGCCATCTTCAACAAACTACAGCATAAAAAGGCATAA